A window of Rhinolophus ferrumequinum isolate MPI-CBG mRhiFer1 chromosome X, mRhiFer1_v1.p, whole genome shotgun sequence contains these coding sequences:
- the LOC117034947 gene encoding endogenous retrovirus group K member 7 Env polyprotein-like, which yields MHTNNSVIGWTVKILSLGDWSSESPPVVPAPHFPPCTDNSKLDITSVPWKGCSNKVSFRYDIPGTNRYILDWSDKTWTLTERAGWTRKLDSGLWTSDSQHLQSALWKLMGVMEKIDYIVEYCKSGTPCTPDSVLDDGSKNWITVRNAANVSACVPSPYALLIGNIDIQFEGNHFHVFCNNCTLANCVSWVPSGTQIMVLKQPPFVMLPVNISEPWYAERSLQIFKEIEHALSRQKRFIGLLIAGIVALVTVVATAATAAVALSQTIQNANYVNTLTKNVSLALGTQEDIDTKLEEKLNALYDAVQYMGSVIHSMKVKSHLECHPEYHWICVTSKEYNQSQYEWDRVRLHLQGVWHNANVSLDMLRLHEEIKNMREAEPLRFDAAQAASDFVNALKNAMPSLPSMPNLVHSVLVFLTLGICVCVILCLLPVLIRAFINRMLDLRADIHQLELKTKP from the coding sequence ATGCATACTAATAACTCAGTTATTGGATGGAcagttaaaattctttctttaggAGATTGGTCTTCGGAGAGTCCACCTGTTGTTCCTGCCCCTCATTTTCCACCTTGCACAGACAATTCTAAATTGGACATTACATCGGTCCCGTGGAAGGGATGTTCAAATAAGGTTTCATTTCGATATGACATTCCTGGAACAAATAGATACATCCTTGACTGGTCGGATAAGACCTGGACTCTTACAGAACGGGCCGGATGGACTCGAAAGTTGGATTCAggactttggacttctgactCACAGCATTTGCAGAGTGCTTTGTGGAAACTTATGGGGGTAATGGAAAAAATTGATTATATTGTTGAATATTGTAAATCAGGAACACCTTGTACCCCTGATTCTGTTTTAGATGATGGATCTAAAAATTGGATTACTGTACGTAATGCTGCAAATGTTTCTGCCTGTGTGCCTTCCCCATATGCTTTGTTAATTGGGAATATTGATATTCAATTTGAGGGAAATCATTTTCATGTATTCTGTAATAATTGTACTCTGGCAAATTGTGTTTCCTGGGTACCGTCTGGAACTCAAATTATGGTTCTTAAGCAGCCcccttttgttatgcttcctgtcaatatttccgAACCGTGGTATGCAGAAAGAAGTctgcaaatttttaaagaaatagagcacgCCTTGAGCAGGCAGAAACGGTTTATTGGACTCCTGATTGCAGGAATAGTCGCCCTGGTAACTGTAGTTGCCACGGCCGCTACAGCTGCTGTAGCTTtgtctcaaactattcaaaatgcCAATTATGTTAACACTCtaactaaaaatgtttctttggcaTTGGGGACTCAAGAGGATATTGATACAAAATTAGAGGAAAAGTTAAATGCCTTATATGATGCAGTCCAGTATATGGGAAGTGTGATCCATAGTATGAAAGTTAAATCTCATTTAGAATGCCATCCAGAATATCATTGGATTTGTGTAACTTCTAAAGAGTATAATCAGAGTCAATATGAATGGGATCGGGTTCGTTTGCATCTCCAAGGAGTGTGGCATAATGCTAATGTTTCTCTTGATATGCTTCGGCTTcatgaggaaattaaaaatatgagagaGGCCGAGCCTTTGAGATTCGATGCTGCTCAGGCTGCTTCCGATTTTGttaatgctttgaaaaatgctaTGCCTTCTTTGCCTTCTATGCCAAATTTGGTACATTCTGTATTGgtatttcttacattgggcatctgtgtctgtgtgattctgtgcCTGCTCCCTGTCCTCATCAGAGCCTTCATTAATAGAATGCTGGACTTGCGTGCTGACATACATCAATTGGAGCTTAAGACAAAGCCTTAA